A genomic segment from Acyrthosiphon pisum isolate AL4f chromosome A3, pea_aphid_22Mar2018_4r6ur, whole genome shotgun sequence encodes:
- the LOC100165500 gene encoding protein KIAA0100 isoform X1: MIEFNTVFFCVFSILLYSLKWLLPKAISLYLKYKYHLNVKIGTAGLFSLQDIIFLKNGYSVHIDNIGFRSSFISSEVNKLVCLVARDVRIEKNIERNDSTIMKQNQSNNKIEDILPIVMKFAQFLAVRISRISIMSLQPNTPEWLFIVSVIDLHLDASVIGSSKQLLANVNAPYAEAKLLRHPMNPNSCCLAKITVNVCAESILDTHGPLSIQSLMLKLDKSKIVLNKGLYSFIQNNSASSTLSDKDKDQSIDLNVATKDILLSLPPLVPKKIKIHLEELTIVDVKDNLVTEMKAELKLLTIENLIIPDDNNHSIKQSNLSLKVNFESLCLIGHEETYVSLEKFSFEAKYFRKSLKFDLKINNVYTLYSHEDIYQWYTSYTDQMLNPHQLKSTSPLPTNKLLISQNSPMDDFSIDLLVQFLNVTTTCRLGSECASVSLNKFKLMLSCNPVLRNENQGKVFANWHIGLCHRKWTSDLMLETVRCWLKPFTNTEYSPGMKKCHSWGTPLFIGLVLVQIKNCIPSNAPRLNVLLDTVRLEWSPPLAQFILRAHNSLQQIFSALEINLKSESNQSVIEDQQFSIFKTITTSISVTNANIFLIADKKICVLVRVDTISVDIGITRIICAIEGLKCDSLVPTKYHYVCTSSDDIKSWWLHIKSFKLEKILETKEILIEINEIFECRWSANVHLKLLTIFTDISDLKNHLGISSIKDPNKSTDIKLCVKSKFKFSIKVSSSHYLLFSTDNLMYIKNNGKVRHLESKSFKVAVDQYNIFAIKGFKMLKTNFNKEVQAERQNSEGLSTEANNIWDVAIENFKVVFPYGFEFYSIFQGEFISIVKWLKLIHKKPKLQPEPLPSDIVLKVQEVIFELSDDDFEVKLRDNYELLEDEYKESLKRQKMLETKVSEVVKDRLLLPAGKVEELLTSLQKMNAQIYIQRSKQMKQQAPVRTRLFSWTMCDLCIIILADESMHGPQKVVNHICEMDADSLWPEDGLEFCILWCRMIFASCAEWKFQLRDFPQTWLDIRKFQLWGKLAGAEQEPTARAKRSVTIELSDPFGDVTIERGMTSLKYYYDLNCEVDKYTYSFGPCWEPVIAQCKLCLEKVLGSSRDPSPPLPFWDKIRLIYHGRLTMIVNELKVKLHASLDPYNTTEEMELNWYNTAMDWTNAKFIFKGHLKVLVRTASKYDDVCLLNLPNLKLSIKLKWSCLGDPNDHYSVMPCAPDKLPEYSSNQEHDSFRAFRSQNLNVSLSIETKPEPNTGSPHTDTDYPVALLYGSTLKWFENLKLILSGVTRPTRRGPLFNNNRHRKLTLSRHYRKVHLCVSLQHFQVHYWMSFALQRGFELFGQRISISSEHTLNLASNFEDDLKHRSRPVWSVGYMNCELMDTEIWLKSALQSEEEEEEEAEIKEKPVEKCYLLSVSKVSYGRETTGTCEADGSPTPIHRLVVYHLKGAWTTRNRDVAFALFNSLVKNQKLKKNLSTEALKGFCLNDSGCTPMKNRTRNADSTEQTTPLSSVTSVASSTCQASPSPMSKLQCGGQAATMLQQLISEVDNKPVVFSDDLSMQVTRERRLQGLSGCQQDDVLYKNWLIALINSQVLLKGCETKGYVIVSAAKAEILQRIHCPVWKDHSLVSKTTWVGTLDSMQYYATVSAGKTDFIDENIMWLNVENIQEKDIDSTVISDLPDLPHLVGSGHSVGGVVSETVGASNVGENSPLQLQRIVSRCKCEFFYAGHGESSLNPTHLTEVPPPPTATPDVVGDPDLHEPVDAFTLMHHDLDVCTNSLQYAMILDIVNNLLLYVEPRRKEAYERLQRMRFQLQLQSSQDHRQPIQQLQNHVRCLVAKLRRLEKEIFLLKKEEDWQNEELLSSEIRSLEKQMNELKDQLNSESEELDMMVSCYKETQLRATQKLATLRGDKPSVVPSRANEICFKHAQWRLTENDGQLGIADLVLSNFLYTKNSKSDDSVEHLLELGYIRMTNLLANELYKEVIVPTEIQNNMPVDDRKRAVRIFCREKAPVGGISVKEHFEINVVPLTIGMTKKFYSTMMRFCFSERDPENIDAETDEKNSSKGKKNKESNFYVPIEHKDDVEKMKERAEKNKLFIYIKIPEVPVKVSYKGNKEKNLEDIRDFSLVIPTIEYHNVTWTWLDLCQAMKTDSRRVILSQAIKHKLQIKTNKAIADGGASPQEEDKARMLFGSKLVRNEHRNSKRGILKFPK, encoded by the exons GTCATTACAACCAAATACTCCTGAATGGCTCTTTATAGTATCAGTTATAGATCTCCACTTGGATGCATCTGTCATTGGATCATCGAAGCAATTATTAGCTAATGTTAATGCTCCATATGCAGAAGCAAAATTACTTCGTCATCCTATGAATCCAAATTCATGTTGTTTAGCAAAGATAACTGTAAATGTATGTGCTGAAAGCATATTAGACACACACGGACCTTTATCAATTCAGTCACTAATGTTGAAACTtgacaaatcaaaaattgttctaaataaaggtttgtatagttttattcaaaataacagTGCTAGTTCTACACTGTCTGACAAGGATAAAGATCAAAGTATTGATTTGAATGTGGCTACAAAAGACATTCTACTTTCCTTACCACCATTGGTACCTAAg aaaataaaaatacatctaGAAGAGCTAACAATTGTTGATGTGAAAGATAATTTAGTTACGGAGATGAAAGCAGAATTGAAATTATTGACTATAGAAAATCTTATCATTCCTGATGACAATAATCATTCAATAAAacaaa GTAATCTttcattaaaagtaaattttgaaAGTTTGTGTTTGATTGGTCATGAAGAAACTTATGTATCACTGGAAAAGTTCTCATTTGAAGCTAAg tactttaggaaatcattaaaatttgatctaaaGATAAATAATGTGTACACTTTATATTCACACGAAGATATTTACCAATGGTATACTTCTTATACTGATCAAATGTTGAATCCACATCAA ttaaaaTCAACTTCACCtttaccaacaaataaattgttaatatcaCAAAACAGTCCAATGGATGATTTTAGTATAGATTTATTGGttcagtttttaaatgttactaCAACATGTAGACTCGGCTCAGAATGTGCGTCtgttagtttaaataaatttaaactaatgtTATCTTGCAATCCAGTTCTaa GAAATGAAAATCAAGGTAAAGTGTTTGCAAATTGGCATATTGGGCTATGCCACAGAAAATGGACTAGTGATTTGATGTTAGAAACTGTGCGTTGTTGGTTAAAACCATTTACAAATACTGAATATAGCCCGGGTATGAAAAAATGTCATTCTTGGGGTACACCATTGTTTATTGGCCTAGTTTTGGTACAG attaaaaattgtatcccATCAAATGCACCTAGACTTAATGTTTTACTTGATACTGTACGCTTAGAATGGAGTCCACCACTTGCTCAGTTCATATTGAGGGCACATAATTCTTTACAAca aattttttccGCTTtggaaataaatttgaaatccGAAAGTAATCAATCTGTTATAGAAGATCAACAATTTTCGATATTTAAGACAATTACAACTAGTATTTCTGTAACAAatgcaaatatttttcttatagccgataaaaaaa taTGTGTTTTGGTACGTGTAGATACTATATCTGTAGACATTGGAATTACAAGGATAATTTGTGCAATTGAAGGTCTTAAATGTGATTCTTTAGTACCAACTAAATATCATTATGTTTGCACATCTTCTGACGATATTAAG AGCTGGTGGCTTCATATAAAGTCATtcaaattggaaaaaatactGGAaactaaagaaatattaattgaaatcaatgaaatatttgaatgtCGATGGAGTGCAAATGTTCACCTTAAACTATTGACTATATTTACAGACATATCTGATCTGAAAAATCATTTGg GCATTAGTTCTATTAAAGATCCAAACAAGTCAACAGACATTAAATTATGTgtcaaatcaaaattcaaattttcaattaaagttTCTTCatctcattatttattattttcaacag ataatttaatgtatattaaaaacaatggcAAAGTGCGTCATCTTGAAAGCAAAAGTTTTAAAGTCGCTGttgatcagtataatatatttgctataaaaggttttaaaatgttgaaaacaaattttaataaggAAGTTCAAGCTGAGAGACAAAATTCTGAAGGGTTATCAACTGAAGCAAACAATAtttg ggATGTGGCTATTGAAAACTTTAAAGTGGTATTTCCTTATGGTTTTGAGTTTTACAGTATTTTTCAAGGTGAATTCATTAGTATTGTTAAAtggttaaaattaattcataaaaaacctAAACTCCAACCTGAACCTCTACCAAGTGatatagttttaaaa gtTCAAGAGGTCATTTTTGAATTGAGTGATGATGATTTTGAAGTAAAGCTCAGAGATAATTACGAACTTCTTGAAGATGAATACAAAGAAAGTTTAAAACGTCAGAAAATGCTTGAAACTAAAGTGTCTGAAGTGGTCAAAGATCGTTTACTTTTACCAGCAGGCAAAGTGGAAGAGTTGTTAACTAGCTTGCAAAAAATGAATgctcaaatatatatacaacggTCAAAGCAAATGAAACAACAAGCACCAGTACGAACTCGTTTATTTTCGTGGACTATGTGTGatctttgtattattattttggctgATGAGTCTATGCATGGACCTCAAAAAGTTGTCAATCATATATGTGAAATGGATGCAGATAGCCTATGGCCTGAGGATGGCTTAGAATTTTGTATTCTTTGGTGTCGAATGATTTTTGCAAGTTGTGCGGAATGGAAATTTCAACTTAGAGATTTCCCTCAAACATGGCTTGATATTAGAAAATTTCAACTTTGGGGAAAATTAGCTGGTGCTGAACAAGAACCTACAGCCCGAg ctAAAAGAAGTGTAACCATTGAATTAAGTGATCCTTTTGGCGATGTGACAATTGAAAGGGGAATGActtcattgaaatattattatgacttaaatTGCGAAGttgataaatatacatattcattTGGACCATGTTGGGAACCTGTCATTGCACAGTGCaaactat gtttaGAAAAAGTATTAGGTTCTAGTAGAGATCCAAGTCCACCATTACCATTTTGGGATAAAATCAGGTTAATATATCATGGCCGCTTGACAATGATTGTGAATGAATTAAAAGTGAAATTGCATGCATCCCTTGATCCATACAACACAACTGAAGAAATGGAATTAAATTGGTATAATACTGCTATGGATTGGACCaatg CTAAGTTTATTTTCAAAGGTCATTTAAAAGTTCTTGTACGAACAGCTTCAAAGTATGACGATGTATGTTTATTAAACcttccaaatttaaaattaagcaTCAAGTTAAAATGGTCTTGTCTGGGTGATCCTAATGACCACTATTCAGTTATGCCTTGTGCTCCTGATAAATTACCAGAATATTCTAGCAATCAA gaaCATGACTCTTTTAGAGCATTCCGTTCACAAAATCTCAATGTTAGTCTTTCTATTGAAACCAAACCAGAGCCAAATACTGGGTCTCCACATACAGATACAGATTATCCTGTTGCACTCTTATATGGCAGTACATTAAA gtggtttgaaaacttaaaattaatattatctggtGTAACAAGGCCTACCAGGCGCGgtccattatttaataataatagacatagaaaattaactttaagtCGTCACTATAGAAAAGTTCATTTGTGCGTGTCTTTGCAACATTTTCAAGTACATTATTGGATGTCATTTGCTTTACAACGAGGATTTGAGCTATTTGGCCAACGAATATCTATAAGTTCAGAACATACCCTTAACTTAGCATCCAACTTTGAAGATGATTTGAAACACCGATCACGGCCTGTTTGGTCTGTTGGTTATATGAATTGTGAATTAATGGATACAGAAATATGGTTAAAAAGTGCCCTACAAtctgaagaagaagaagaagaagaa GctgaaattaaagaaaaacccgttgaaaaatgttatttattaagtgtAAGCAAAGTTTCATATGGGAGAGAAACTACAGGTACATGTGAAGCTGATGGTAGTCCAACTCCAATTCATCGATTAGTTGTATATCATTTAAAAGGAGCTTGGACAACAAGAAATAGAGATGTAGCTTTTGCATTATTCAACTCTTTAGTAAAGAATCAG aaattgaaaaaaaacctatCTACAGAAGCATTGAAAGGGTTTTGTTTGAACGACAGTGGATGTACACCAATGAAGAATCGTACAAGAAATGCAGATTCTACGGAGCAGACTACACCATTATCATCAGTTACATCTGTTGCATCATCTACTTGTCAAGCTAGTCCATCTCCAATGTCTAAACTACAATGTGGTGGTCAAGCAGCTACCATGCTTCAACAACTTATATCTGAAGTAGACAATAAACCTGTTGTTTTCAGTGATGATCTTTCAATGCAAGTAACTAGGGAACGGAGATTACAAGGATTATCTGGATGCCAGCAAGACGATGTTCTTTATAAGAATTGGTTGA ttgccTTAATAAATAGTCAAGTGTTGCTTAAAGGGTGTGAAACTAAAGGATATGTAATAGTGAGTGCAGCTAAAGCTGAAATATTACAAAGAATTCATTGTCCAGTATGGAAGGATCATTCATTAGTATCTAAAACAACTTGGGTTGGCACTTTAGATAGTATGCAGTATTATGCTACAGTTAGTGCTGGAAAAACTGATTTTATTGAtg aaaatattatgtggttAAATGTGGAGAATATACAAGAAAAAGATATAGACAGTACGGTCATATCTGACCTTCCTGACTTACCGCATCTTGTCGGAAGTGGACATAGTGTTGGAGGTGTAGTCAGTGAAACTGTAGGTGCAAGTAATGTTGGAGAAAATTCTCCATTACAG CTTCAAAGAATTGTTTCACGATgtaaatgtgaatttttttatgcGGGTCATGGTGAGAGTAGTTTAAATCCAACACATTTAACTGAAGTACCTCCACCACCAACAGCTACACCTGATGTTGTTGGTGATCCAGATTTACATGAACCAGTGGATGCATTTACTCTTATGCATCATGATTTAGATGTTTGCACCAATTCTCTTCAg TATGCTATGATCTTGGATATAGtgaataacttattattatatgtggaACCACGTAGAAAAGAAGCTTATGAACGTTTGCAAAGAATGCGTTTTCAACTGCAACTTCAAAGTAGTCAGGATCACAGACAACCCATTCAACAGTTACAAAACCATGTTCG gtgTCTAGTTGCAAAACTACGAAGAttagaaaaagaaatatttttattaaaaaaagaagaagattGGCAAAATGAAGAATTGTTATCTTCAGAAATTAGAAGTTTAGAAAAACAA aTGAATGAATTAAAAGATCAATTAAACTCTGAAAGCGAAGAATTAGATATGATGGTGTCTTGTTATAAAGAAACACAACTAAGAGCAACTCAAAAATTAGCTACATTACGAGGTGATAAACCAAGTGTTGTACCTTCAAGAGCCAACGAAATATGCTTCAAACATGCTCAATGGAGATTAACTGAAAATGATGGTCAACTGGGTATTGCGGACTTAGTACTTAGTAATTTTTT GTAcacaaaaaattctaaaagtgaCGATTCAGTTGAGCATTTATTAGAATTAGGATATATTAGAATGACAAACCTTTTAGCAAATGAATTGTACAAAGAAGTAATTGTACCTAcagaaatacaaaacaatatgcCAGTTGATGATCGAAag AGAGCAGTAAGAATATTTTGTAGAGAAAAAGCTCCTGTTGGAGGTATTTCGGTCAaagaacattttgaaataaatgtgGTACCATTGACAATTG gtatgacCAAAAAATTTTATAGCACTATGATGAGATTTTGTTTTTCTGAAAGAGATCCTGAAAATATAGATGCTGaaacagatgaaaaaaattcatccAAAGGGAAAAAGAACAAAGaaagtaatttttatgttcCAATAGAACATAAAGATGATGTTGAAAAAATGAAG GAAAGAGCTGAAAAGAACAAATTGTTCATTTACATCAAAATACCAGAAGTACCAGTAAAAGTTAGTTACAAAGGTAACAAGGAAAAAAATTTGGAAGACATAAGAGATTTTAGTTTAGTAATTCCCACAATTGAATACCACAATGTTACATGGACTTGGTTAGATCTTTGCCAAGCTATGAAAACTGATAGTAGACGAGTAATACTATCCCAG gcTATTAAACACAAGTTGCAAATAAAGACTAACAAAGCAATAGCAGATGGTGGTGCATCACCACAAGAAGAAGACAAAGCTCGAATGCTGTTTGGCAGTAAATTAGTG cGCAATGAACATAGAAATTCAAAACGTGGTATACTGAAATTTCCTAAatag